Proteins from one Aythya fuligula isolate bAytFul2 chromosome 23, bAytFul2.pri, whole genome shotgun sequence genomic window:
- the SESN2 gene encoding sestrin-2: MVMGLHPQYLSSFWKTQYLLLRMDGPLPYHKRHYIAIMALLKTGEHSWSLAELVQALVLLTHYHSLASFVFGCGINPEAEQDGGHGARPPSPHGDSSPASEDSMGCSGVRKGVPDALQEVEALMERMKLLQESQQEEEGVTQEEMATRFELEKTESLLVAPSGEEREARGKRDLADHSLQSSVLCFVEDPEFGYKDFTRRGEQAPPTFRAQDYTWEDHGYSLINRLYPDVGQLLDEKFQVVYNLTYNTIAMHCGVDTSMLRRAIWNYVHCVFGIRYDDYDYGEVNQLLERSLKIYIKTVACYPEKTTKRMYAQFWRHFKHSEKVHINLLLLEARMQAALLYALRAVTRYMT; encoded by the exons ATGGTCATGGGGCTGCACCCCCAGTacctcagcagcttctggaaGACCCAGTACCTCCTGCTGCGCATGGACGGGCCCCTGCCCTACCACAAGCGCCACTACATCGCCATCATG GCTCTGCTGAAGACGGGGGAGCACAGCTGGTCGCTGGCGGAGCTGGTGCaagccctggtgctgctcacCCACTACCACTCGCTCGCCTCCTTCGTCTTCGGCTGCGGCATCAACCCCGAGGCGGAGCAGGACGGGGGGCACGGCGCCAGGCCCCCCTCGCCCCACGGCgacagcagccctgcctctgaGGACAGCATGGGGTGCTCGGGGGTAAGGAAGGGGGTCCCT GACGCCCTGCAGGAGGTGGAGGCGCTGATGGAGCGGatgaagctgctgcaggagagccagcaggaggaggagggcgtCACGCAGGAGGAGATGGCCACGCGCTTCGAGCTGGAGAAGACGGAGAGCCTGCTGGTGGCTCCCTCGGGTGAGGAGAGAGAGGCGCGAGGGAAGCGGG ACCTCGCCGACCACTCACTGCAGTCCAGCGTCCTGTGCTTCGTGGAGGACCCCGAGTTCGGCTACAAGGACTTCACGCGGCGGGGCGAGCAGGCGCCCCCCACTTTCCGTGCGCAG GATTACACCTGGGAGGACCACGGCTACTCGCTCATCAACCGCCTGTACCCCGacgtggggcagctgctggacgAGAAGTTCCAGGTGGTGTACAACCTCACCTACAACACCATCGCCATGCACTGCGGCGTCGACACCTCCATGCTGCGCCGGGCCATCTGGAACTACGTCCACTGCGTCTTCGGCATCCG ctatGATGATTATGACTACGGGGAGGTGAACCAGCTCCTGGAGCGCAGCCTCAAGATCTACATCAAGACGGTGGCCTGCTACCCGGAGAAGACGACCAAGCGCATGTACGCGCAGTTCTGGAGGCACTTCAAACACTCGGAGAAG GTTCACAtcaacctgctgctgctggaggctcgCATGCAGGCGGCTCTTCTCTACGCCCTGCGCGCCGTCACCCGCTACATGACCTGA